A region of Tigriopus californicus strain San Diego chromosome 7, Tcal_SD_v2.1, whole genome shotgun sequence DNA encodes the following proteins:
- the LOC131884140 gene encoding uncharacterized protein LOC131884140, which yields MKAFACVLFLTTLVWAQNIEVPTDSCMWRGAKYGQMNACEPNEIVVGSCGSGRRDDCDSGQWHQLLCCKMPEYTYENCLEYKGEHGQDISCSQQAHDDSMLLQGACGSGLQHDCGGTTHIAKCCHGHLADAKLKSTGTCYWIYGYHGEKIQCNRRDEAAFGRCGSGYKDDCGTEKWHGLQCCQLTTAA from the exons ATGAAGGCCTTCGCTTGTGTTTTATTCTTGACTACCTTAGTTTGGGCCCAGAACATTGAGGTCCCTACGGACAGCTGCATGTGGAGGGGAGCCAAGTACGGTCAAATGAACGCATGCGAGCCGAATGAAATTGTCGTGGGATCTTGCGGATCTGGGCGGAGAGACGATTGTGACAGTGGACAATGGCACCAATTGCTCTGTTGCAAGATGCCCGAGTACACTTATGAGAACTGCCTGGAGTACAAGGGCGAACATGGTCAAGACATTAGTTGTTCACAACAAGCCCATGACGACAGCATGTTGCTGCAAGGTGCCTGTGGATCAGGACTTCAACATGATTGTGGCGGCACCACTCACATC gCTAAGTGCTGTCATGGACATCTTGCTGATGCTAAATTGAAATCAACTGGAACGTGCTATTGGATATATGGATACCATGGCGAGAAGATCCAATGCAATCGTCGCGATGAGGCTGCTTTTGGTCGATGCGGATCTGGATATAAAGACGACTGCGGCACCGAGAAATGGCATGGACTTCAATGTTGTCAACTGACCACAGCTGCCTAA
- the LOC131883446 gene encoding voltage-dependent calcium channel type A subunit alpha-1-like: KKKLGPEKKEGPTSLFILSETNFIRRATKFLIEWPPFEYTVLLTIIANCVVLAVEKPLPNGDKTELARQLEATESYFLGIFTVETSLKILAQGFVLHPGSYLRNMWNIMDFVVVVTGYITILTPEDPTMAEEEEDDASGVDLRTLRAIRVLRPLKLVSGVPSLQVVLKSIFKALAPLMQIGLLVMFAILIFAIIGLEFYSGALHKTCYSIEDLDSMVMEGRKQVPCNADGPSAPPGSFSCDPETAICLEKWEGPNYGITSFDNIIYAMLTVFQCVTMEGWVPILYWTNDAIGSSFNWVYFVPLIVIGSFFMLNLVLGVLSGEFSNERTRVERRETFRKLRMKENFSKAFEGYFQWIIRAEEVILNEDRTTEEERRYIMEARKRALQKRKKLRTLGKSRSTDSEDEDEEEEELLNKKKKAPGLALKKKFKKNSDFWVYEKKARFWIRKTVKKQWFYWFVIILVLLNTCSVAVEHYNQPHWLSEFLHTTEFVFLGLFIFEMFLRMWALGLRIYFESSFNRFDCLVISGSVFEVVWTHFKPKAGSFGLSVLRALRLLRIFKVTVYWSSLRNLVVSLLSSMKSIISLLLLLFLFILIFALLGMQLFGGTFNFPDGTPPSNFNSFSIAMLTVFQILTGEDWNEVMYHGIESQGGAQAGLIYSLYFIFLTMFGNYTLLNVFLAIAVDSLGQAQEMTALQEKEKEDEEAKEAALRAAYGPIPPGPRTRDGHKMEISEDELAKIIAAQREEEERRKAEEAAAAAARALTAEEEEELANRPPPVLPYSSMFIFSSTNSFRCAIHAVVTFPLFDVVIMLVIIASSIALAAEDPVNADSKRNKKLTYFDYGFTCVFGIEVLLKIIDYGVILHPGSYLRELWNVMDMLVVSCAITSFAMDMLGSAGGENLSTMKSLRVLRVLRPLKTIKRVPKLKAVFDCVINSLKNVFNILVVYLLFHFIFAVIAVQLFNGKFFYCTDESKEDAEECQGEYFVYTATLEGPPSVTPRLWRRQKFHYDNVPTAMLTLFAVQTTEGWPAVLQQSMAATFADQAPISLFRVEMSIFYIVYFIVFPFFFVNIFVALIIITFQEQGESELEEAEIDKNQKSCIDFAINATPLERYMPEERVGFKYRLWRIVESTPFEYFIMTLIVLNTILLMMKYHGAPPLLTDILSYMNLTFTLCFSVECVLKLISYGPTSYFKDSWNIFDFVTVVGSIVDALMVEFAKNFINVGFLRLFRAARLVKLLRQGYTIRILLWTFVQSFKALPYVILLIAMLFFIYAIIGMQVFGNIQFNADTEYNRHVNFQTFGAGLMVLFRCATGEAWPSIMLACEAGSPCDPASYKVNETTGKVIDPDKTCGSPFSYTYFVSFIFLCSFLMLNLFVAVIMDNFDYLTRDSSILGAHHLDEFIRIWAEYDPSAEGRIYYTEMYDMLKNMDPPLGFGSKCPDRLAFKKLIRMNQPIDDEGMVHFTTTLFSLIRENLSIKMRAAEEMDQADLELRATIIKVWPYEGKEKIDLLVPPREEIGRGRLTVGKIYGGLLILENWKATKFGKIPISDAQKGSLLQRIMGLSIPHVREDDLAGFSNGRKKAPPVAKPVIMDNDSLRSSYNDSPIHSPDANEYFGKWDSRTPSPRTPIMDGMPMPGHMFNAKWRNRNHVPLPREQPPVQDNWYRDDWFNKQEQWQMDDPYAAQSRSYQYHRDADDRQITRFRSPSPERSRWTSSRDQVPCQNRSLDRGMGGFQEGAKVSFNLDLNRELPPPPSPFDNFGNQQSQGFSSLSSRATAAFRAAAGFSRNSSGRRLPQPPPEVQKAMPMPLPVTPLPQNIKPERLSTRNRRLPMIPSDHVNGGTMAHNHSGYNQSITNSIFGLAKKLTNSSRDSNGINSRHRIMDQHDHNFSMGPNQLRNSTSFNNQFGVRSRPGRGAILPTVPTAEVMPGRRTLPDRGVALGRSQDVEVLPPLSRTPSMQHHTILEVGRGVRKLPVPLVKTSSRSNGGGPFEHMIFNRSLDETTDSANPMSSEWT, from the exons AAGAAGAAACTAGGGCCGGAAAAGAAGGAAGGCCCCACTTCACTCTTCATTCTGAGTGAAACCAATTTCATTCGACGGGCAACCAAATTCCTTATCGAATGGCCGCCTTTTGAGTACACCGTCCTCCTCACCATCATTGCCAATTGCGTTGTTCTGGCTGTGGAAAAGCCTCTTCCCAATGGAGACAAGACTGAATTGGCCAGACAACTG GAAGCCACCGAGTCGTACTTCTTGGGTATTTTTACCGTGGAAACGAGCCTGAAAATCTTAGCCCAAGGTTTTGTTCTCCATCCGGGGAGTTACTTGAGAAATATGTGGAACATTATGGACTTCGTGGTAGTCGTTACAGG ATATATCACTATCCTTACCCCGGAGGATCCAACCATGgccgaagaagaggaagatgatGCCAGTGGTGTGGATCTGAGAACATTGAGAGCCATTCGGGTTTTGAGACCTCTCAAGTTAGTGTCAGGGGTGCCAA GCTTGCAAGTTGTTTTGAAGTCCATATTTAAGGCGCTGGCGCCTTTGATGCAAATTGGGTTACTGGTCATGTTCGCCATTTTGATATTTGCCATTATTGGCTTGGAGTTTTACTCAGGAGCTCTTCACAAGACGTGTTATAGCATCGAGGACTTGG ATTCCATGGTCATGGAGGGGAGGAAGCAAGTCCCTTGCAATGCAGACGGTCCATCGGCTCCCCCCGGGAGCTTCAGCTGTGATCCAGAGACAGCGATCTGCCTCGAGAAATGGGAGGGTCCAAACTACGGCATTACCTCTTTTGATAACATCATCTATGCTATGTTAACAGTGTTTCAGTGTGTCACCATGGAGGGCTGGGTGCCCATTCTATATTGG ACCAACGATGCCATTGGTAGCTCCTTCAATTGGGTCTACTTCGTACCTCTCATTGTGATTGGGTCATTCTTCATGTTGAATCTCGTTCTGGGAGTTTTGAGCGG AGAGTTCAGTAATGAGCGCACGCGAGTGGAGAGAAGAGAGACTTTCAGAAAGTTAAGAATGAAGGAGAACTTCTCGAAAGCATTTGAGGGCTATTTTCAATGGATCATCAGAGCAG AGGAAGTGATCCTGAATGAGGATCGGACCACAGAGGAGGAACGCCGATATATCATGGAGGCTCGAAAGAGAGCTCtccaaaagagaaagaaattaagaaCCTTGGGAAAGAGCCGAAGCACCGActccgaggacgaggacgaagaagaagaag AACtgctgaacaagaagaagaaagctCCTGGTTTGgcattgaagaaaaagttcaagaagaaTTCGGATTTCTGGGTCTACGAGAAGAAAGCTCGCTTCTGGATTCGCAAGACAGTGAAGAAGCAATGGTTTTATTGGTTTGTAATTATCCTGGTGTTACTGAACACGTGCTCGGTGGCCGTGGAACATTACAACCAGCCTCACTGGCTCTCCGAGTTTCTTC ATACTACTGAGTTCGTGTTCCTGGGGCTATTCATCTTCGAGATGTTTCTCCGCATGTGGGCCCTGGGATTGCGAATCTACTTCGAGTCGTCGTTCAATCGCTTCGATTGTCTGGTTATTTCGGGCAGCGTGTTCGAAGTGGTGTGGACTCATTTCAAGCCCAAGGCCGGATCCTTTGGCCTCTCTGTCCTTCGAGCCTTGAGACTTTTGAGAATTTTTAAAGTGACAGT ATATTGGTCTtccttgaggaacttggtggtCTCTTTGTTGAGCTCCATGAAGTCCATCATCTCGCTGCTTctgcttttgtttcttttcattctgaTCTTTGCCCTCTTGGGAATGCAGCTCTTTGGAGGCACATTCAACTTTCCAGATGGAACACCACCCTCCAACTTTAACTCTTTTTCCATTGCCATGTTGACTGTGTTCCAA ATTCTCACCGGAGAGGATTGGAACGAGGTCATGTATCACGGTATTGAGTCCCAAGGTGGGGCTCAGGCTGGTCTCATCTATTCTTTGTACTTCATCTTTCTGACCATGTTTGGTAACTACACTCTTTTGAACGTGTTTTTGGCCATTGCCGTGGACAGCTTGGGACAGGCTCAAGAGATGACAGCcttgcaagaaaaagagaaggaagatgAAGAGGCCAAGGAAGCGGCTTTAAGAGCGGCTTATGGACCCATCCCACCGGGCCCCAGAACAAGGGA TGGCCATAAAATGGAGATTTCAGAGGATGAACTGGCCAAGATAATTGCAGCTCA AcgcgaagaagaagaacgccGGAAGGCTGAGGAAGCTGCGGCTGCGGCTGCCCGTGCTCTAACggctgaagaagaagaagagcttgCCAATCGACCCCCACCCGTCCTGCCCTATTCGtccatgttcattttttcgTCCACGAATAGCTTTCGCTGTGCTATTCATGCCGTCGTCACGTTTCCCCTCTTCGACGTAGTCATCATGCTGGTGATCATTGCCTCGTCCATCGCTTTGGCTGCCGAAGACCCGGTCAACGCTGACAGTAAACGAAACAAGAAGCTCACCTACTTTGATTATGGGTTCACCTGTGTCTTTGGCATTGAAGTCCTGTTAAAG ATTATCGACTATGGTGTGATCTTACATCCCGGATCCTACCTTCGGGAGCTATGGAATGTCATGGATATGCTAGTGGTGTCTTGCGCCATCACCTCATTTGCCATGGACATGCT TGGAAGTGCTGGTGGTGAGAATCTGAGCACAATGAAGTCCCTCCGAGTCCTGAGAGTATTGCGTCCTTTGAAGACCATCAAGCGTGTACCCAAACTCAAAGCAGTCTTCGATTGCGTGATCAACTCGTTAAAGAATGTGTTCAATATCTTGGTGGTGTAtctgttgttccatttcatttttgccGTCATCGCCGTGCAACTCTTCAACGGCAAGTTCTTCTATTGTACCGATGAAAGCAAGGAGGACGCGGAAGAATGCCA GGGCGAATACTTTGTGTATACTGCAACTCTCGAGGGCCCTCCTTCAGTGACCCCGAGGCTTTGGCGAAGACAAAAGTTTCATTACGACAAT GTTCCAACCGCCATGCTCACTTTGTTTGCGGTCCAAACTACGGAAGGATGGCCAGC TGTCCTTCAGCAATCCATGGCGGCTACTTTCGCTGACCAGGCGCCCATTTCTCTTTTTCGGGTGGAAATGTCCATCTTCTACATCGTctacttcattgttttccctttcttctttGTCAACATCTTCGTGGCCTTAATTATCATTACCTTTCAAGAGCAAGGAGAGTCCGAGTTGGAAGAAGCCGAGATTGACAAAAATCAA AAATCCTGCATCGACTTTGCTATCAATGCAACGCCTTTGGAAAGATACATGCCTGAAGAGCGGGTTGGATTCAAATATCGTTTGTGGCGGATTGTCGAATCCACACCCTTTGAGTACTTCATCATGACCCTCATCGTCTTGAACACCATTCTGCTAATGATGAAG TACCATGGTGCCCCACCTCTACTCACCGACATTCTCAGCTACATGAATCTTACCTTCACCTTGTGTTTCTCGGTCGAATGTGTTCTCAAACTCATCTCGTATGGTCCGACG AGCTACTTCAAGGATTCCTGGAACATTTTTGACTTTGTCACGGTTGTTGGCAGCATCGTGGATGCTCTTATGGTTGAATTTGCT AAAAACTTTATCAATGTTGGATTTTTGCGTCTCTTTCGAGCTGCACGACTAGTAAAGCTGTTAAGGCAAGGCTACACGATTCGGATTCTCCTTTGGACGTTCGTCCAATCCTTCAAAGCATTGCCTTATGTCATCTTACTGATTGCCATGCTGTTCTTCATCTATGCCATCATTGGCATGCAG GTATTTGGTAACATACAATTCAACGCAGACACAGAGTACAACCGGCACGTCAACTTTCAAACCTTTGGTGCCGGACTGATGGTCTTGTTTCG ATGCGCCACTGGAGAAGCCTGGCCGAGCATCATGTTGGCTTGTGAGGCGGGTAGCCCGTGCGATCCAGCCTCCTACAAGGTCAATGAAACTACGGGCAAGGTCATCGATCCAGATAAGACCTGTGGATCGCCGTTTTCGTACACCTACTTCGTGTCCTTCATATTCTTGTGCAGTTTTTTGATGCTCAACTTGTTCGTGGCTGTCATCATGGACAACTTTGATTATCTCACCcgcgattcatccatccttggAGCACATCATTTGGACGAGTTTATTCGAATTTGGGCCGAATACGATCCGAGTGCAGA GGGACGGATATACTATACGGAAATGTATGATATGCTGAAAAACATGGATCCACCTCTGGGATTTGGGTCCAAGTGTCCAGATCGTTTGGCATTTAAGAAACTGATCCGAATGAATCAACCCATTGACGAtgaaggaatggttcattttaCCACCACGTTGTTTTCCCTGATTCGCGAAAACTTGAGCATCAAAATGCGAGCGGCTGAGGAGATGGATCAAGCCGATCTTGAGCTCAGGGCCACAATCATTAAAGTTTGGCCTTATGAGGGCAAGGAAAAAATTGACCTTCTTGTTCCTCCTCGAGAAG AAATTGGACGGGGTCGTTTGACGGTCGGTAAGATTTACGGCGGATTACTCATCCTGGAGAATTGGAAAGCCACGAAATTTGGCAAGATCCCCATCTCCGATGCACAG AAAGGCTCGCTACTCCAACGAATTATGGGTCTAAGTATACCTCACGTGAGAGAAGATGATCTGGCTGGGTTCTCCAATGGTAGAAAAAAG GCTCCTCCAGTTGCCAAACCAGTAATCATGGACAATGACTCTCTTCGATCATCCTATAATGATTCCCCTATTCATTCACCTGATGCCAATGAATACTTTGGGAAATGGGATAGCCGAACTCCAAGCCCTCGAACGCCCATCATGGATGGGATGCCAATGCCAGG GCACATGTTCAATGCGAAATGGAGGAACAGGAATCATGTTCCATTGCCGCGAGAACAACCTCCAGTTCAAGATAATTGGTATCGTGACGATTGGTTCAACAAACAGGAGCAATGGCAAATGGACGACCCGTACGCAGCTCAGTCTCGAAGCTATCAGTATCATCGAGATGCGGATGATCGTCAAATCACTCGGTTTAGGAGTCCCTCTCCGGAGCGTTCCAGGTGGACAAGTAGTCGTGATCAAGTTCCTTGTCAAAACCGATCTTTAGATCGAGGAATGGGTGGCTTCCAAGAAGGGGCAAAAGTGTCTTTCAATCTCGATCTTAACCGGGAATTACCTCCTCCGCCCTCCCCTTTCGACAATTTTGGGAATCAGCAATCCCAAGGGTTTTCTAGCCTCTCTTCGCGAGCCACGGCTGCGTTTCGGGCGGCCGCCGGATTCTCCCGCAATAGCAGTGGAAGACGGCTACCTCAGCCTCCACCCGAAGTTCAAAAGGCTATGCCCATGCCTCTTCCTGTCACCCCTCTTcctcaaaatatcaaaccGGAGCGGTTGAGCACCAGAAACCGTCGTCTACCCATGATACCCTCTGATCATGTCAATGGCGGGACCATGGCTCACAATCATTCCGGATACAACCAATCCATAACCAATTCCATCTTTGGCCTGGCGAAGAAACTCACCAATAGCTCCAGAGACTCCAATGGGATTAACTCAAGGCATAGAATTATGGACCAACATGACCACAATTTCTCTATGGGACCAAACCAACTCAGAAACTCCACTTCCTTTAATAACCAGTTTGGCGTTCGGAGTCGACCTGGCCGTGGCGCAATACTGCCCACCGTGCCCACGGCTGAGGTCATGCCGGGCAGGCGTACTCTGCCCGATCGAGGGGTGGCTTTAGGGCGCTCACAAGATGTGGAAGTATTGCCCCCATTGTCCAGAACGCCATCTATGCAACATCACACGATCCTGGAAGTGGGGCGTGGGGTGAGGAAGTTGCCTGTGCCTTTGGTTAAAACAAGCTCTCGATCCAATGGTGGTGGTCCTTTTGAACATATGATTTTCAATCGGAGTTTGGACGAGACTACCGATAGTGCCAACCCAATGTCTAGCGAGTGGACTTGA